The following proteins are co-located in the Cryptococcus neoformans var. neoformans B-3501A chromosome 12, whole genome shotgun sequence genome:
- a CDS encoding hypothetical protein (HMMPfam hit to Aldolase_II, Class II Aldolase and Adducin N-terminal domain, score: 170.2, E(): 4.3e-48), translating to MAKTYTPEEAEALVHSHDPEHVGDPPRFSSDAKKADEEQPANLICDLCREFYKLGWVTGTGGGISIRKDDVVYLAPSGVQKERIKPEHIFVLPFAQSSVPKPGSKRDFIRIPSKKGLNESQCTPLFWNAFTMREAGACIHTHSQHAVLLTLLLPRDAPSFRISHQEMIKGVRLGGVGKTLKFFETLEVPIIDNTAFEEDLTEGMAAAMARYPDAPAILVRRHGVYVWGNTWEQAKTQAECLDYLFEIACKMIQNKIPLEGDT from the exons ATGGCCAAGACCTATACCCCCGAAGAGGCCGAGGCCCTTGTCCACAGCCATGACCCGGAGCATGTGGGTGACCCTCCTCGTTTCAGTAGTGATGCCAAAAAGGCTGACGAAGAACAGCCCGCCAACTTGATCTGTGACTTATGCCGAGAGTTCTACA AGCTTGGATGGGTTACTGGCACAGGTGGAG GCATCAGTATCCGCAAGGA CGATGTTGTGTACCTCGCCCCTTCTGGAGTCCAGAAAGAACGAATCAAGCCCGAGCACATCTTCGTTCTCCCTTTTGCCCAGTCTTCCGTACCTAAGCCTGGATCAAAACGAGACTTCATCAGAATACCGAGCAAAAAAGGTCTCAACGAGTCTCAATGCACCCCGCTCTTTTGGAACGCCTTCACCATGCGAGAGGCTGGTGCCTGTATCCATACTCATTCTCAGCATGCCG TACTTCTgaccctccttcttcctcgcgATGCTCCTAGCTTCCGAATTTCTCACCAAGAGATGATTAAGGGTGTCCGTTTGGGCGGTGTTGGAAAGACATTGAAGTTCTTCGAAACCCTCGAAGTACCTATAATTGACAACACGgcgtttgaagaagatctGACCGAGGGCATGGCTGCT GCAATGGCCAGGTACCCAGACGCACCGGCCATTTTGGTCAGACGGCATGGTGTCTATGTCTGGG GTAACACCTGGGAGCAAGCCAAGACTCAAGCAGAGTGCTTGGACTACTTGTTTGAGATTGCTTGCAAGATGATCCAGAATAAGATTCCTCTTGAAGGTGATACATAG